A window of Reinekea marina contains these coding sequences:
- the nqrF gene encoding NADH:ubiquinone reductase (Na(+)-transporting) subunit F yields the protein MTTEIILGVVLFTVIVLALVAVILSARSKLVNSGDVAININDDDDKKITTAAGGKLLQTLSANGVFLSSACGGGGTCAQCKCKVLEGGGEALPTEQPHFTKGELREGWRLSCQVAVKQDMKIEVEPEFFGVKKWTCTVESNPNVATFIKELTLKLPEGENVDFRAGGYVQLECPPHEIEYKDFDIEEEYHPDWDKFNIWQYKSKVTEPTIRAYSMANYPEEKGIVKFNIRVASPPPGTDHPPGIMSSYVFNLKPGDTIDVYGPFGEFFAKDTDAEMVFVGGGAGMAPMRSHIFDQLKRLNSKRKISFWYGARSMREAFYQEEYDMLARENDNFEWHLALSDPMPEDNWDGYTGFIHNVLYENYLKDHEAPEDCEYYMCGPPMMNAAVIKMLEDLGVEKDNILLDDFGG from the coding sequence ATGACAACTGAAATTATTTTAGGCGTTGTACTGTTTACCGTCATTGTTTTGGCTTTGGTGGCAGTTATTTTGTCAGCACGTTCAAAGCTGGTAAACAGTGGTGACGTCGCCATTAATATTAACGATGACGACGATAAAAAAATTACAACAGCCGCTGGCGGAAAGTTATTGCAAACACTTTCAGCAAACGGTGTATTTTTATCATCCGCCTGTGGTGGCGGCGGTACCTGTGCGCAGTGTAAATGTAAGGTTTTAGAGGGCGGTGGAGAAGCATTGCCAACAGAGCAACCACATTTCACAAAGGGTGAATTACGAGAAGGCTGGCGTTTGTCTTGTCAGGTTGCTGTTAAGCAAGACATGAAAATTGAAGTTGAGCCAGAGTTCTTTGGCGTAAAGAAGTGGACTTGTACGGTTGAATCTAACCCGAACGTGGCCACATTCATTAAAGAACTTACGCTTAAGCTTCCAGAAGGTGAGAATGTTGATTTCCGAGCGGGTGGCTATGTGCAATTAGAATGCCCACCGCACGAGATTGAATACAAAGATTTCGACATTGAAGAAGAGTATCACCCAGATTGGGATAAATTTAATATTTGGCAGTACAAGTCTAAAGTGACAGAGCCAACTATTCGTGCTTATTCTATGGCGAATTACCCTGAAGAAAAGGGTATTGTTAAGTTTAATATTCGAGTGGCGTCACCACCTCCAGGTACCGATCATCCACCGGGTATCATGAGTTCATATGTATTTAACTTAAAACCAGGCGACACTATCGATGTTTACGGTCCTTTTGGTGAGTTCTTTGCCAAAGACACTGATGCTGAAATGGTTTTCGTAGGTGGTGGTGCTGGTATGGCGCCGATGCGTTCACATATCTTCGACCAACTTAAGCGACTAAACAGCAAGCGTAAAATTAGCTTTTGGTACGGAGCTCGCTCTATGCGCGAAGCTTTCTATCAAGAAGAATACGATATGCTGGCTCGCGAGAACGATAACTTTGAATGGCACCTAGCGTTGTCGGATCCTATGCCAGAAGACAACTGGGATGGTTATACTGGCTTCATTCATAATGTTCTTTATGAGAATTACTTGAAAGATCATGAAGCGCCGGAAGATTGCGAGTACTACATGTGTGGGCCTCCAATGATGAACGCAGCCGTGATCAAAATGTTAGAAGACTTAGGCGTTGAGAAAGATAATATCTTGCTTGATGACTTCGGCGGCTAA
- a CDS encoding Na(+)-translocating NADH-quinone reductase subunit A, which translates to MITIKKGLDLPISGAPRQEISEGRPVSTVALIGYDYHGMKPTMLVREGDQVKKGQPVFSDKKNEGVVYTAPASGVVKEINRGKRRVFQSLVIEVQGNDAVEFKKFDKSALASISAEELRSQLVESGLWAALRTRPYSKAPAIDSEAAAIFVQAMDTNPLAANPEVIIAEQAEAFELGLGLLTKLTQGKVYLCKAPGASIPTASGIQVEEFGGVHPAGNPGTHIHFLEPVSATKTVWTIGYQDVIAMANLFLTGELDMNRVISIAGPQVKEPRLVRTQLGADLTMIAQDELKDGDNRLISGSVFGGRTGKGPLAYLGRFHTQLSVLAEDYSRPMIHFLRLGVNNHSVKRTFISSLFKNKLFDFTTTTNGSERGMLPIGQFEKVMPLDILATQLLRAIVTGDLEGAEQLGALELDEDDIALCTYVCAGKYEYGPILRDVLTKIELEG; encoded by the coding sequence ATGATAACCATCAAGAAAGGTTTGGATCTTCCGATCTCCGGCGCACCCCGCCAGGAAATTTCTGAAGGTCGACCCGTTAGTACGGTGGCTCTGATCGGGTACGATTACCACGGCATGAAACCAACGATGCTGGTACGTGAAGGCGATCAAGTCAAAAAAGGCCAACCTGTTTTTTCTGACAAGAAAAATGAAGGTGTCGTATACACTGCGCCAGCCTCGGGCGTTGTAAAAGAAATTAATCGCGGTAAGCGACGTGTTTTTCAGTCACTTGTTATAGAAGTGCAGGGAAATGACGCGGTCGAATTTAAAAAATTCGACAAGTCTGCATTGGCTTCTATCAGTGCTGAAGAGCTTCGAAGTCAGTTAGTAGAATCTGGCTTGTGGGCAGCATTGCGAACGCGTCCTTATTCTAAAGCTCCAGCCATTGATTCAGAAGCGGCCGCTATTTTTGTTCAAGCCATGGATACCAATCCACTTGCCGCAAATCCTGAAGTTATAATTGCCGAGCAAGCTGAAGCATTTGAGCTAGGTTTGGGGTTGTTAACTAAGTTGACGCAAGGCAAAGTTTATCTTTGTAAAGCGCCTGGCGCGTCTATTCCAACGGCCAGTGGCATACAAGTTGAAGAGTTCGGTGGCGTTCACCCAGCGGGCAATCCTGGTACTCATATCCACTTTTTAGAGCCAGTATCGGCGACTAAAACTGTTTGGACTATTGGCTATCAAGACGTAATCGCTATGGCGAACCTGTTTTTAACCGGTGAATTAGATATGAATCGAGTAATCTCGATTGCCGGCCCTCAAGTAAAAGAGCCAAGACTCGTGCGTACCCAGTTGGGCGCCGATTTAACCATGATTGCTCAAGATGAACTCAAAGACGGCGACAACCGTTTAATTTCAGGTTCTGTTTTTGGTGGTCGTACAGGTAAAGGTCCTTTGGCTTATTTAGGGCGTTTCCATACCCAATTGAGTGTGTTGGCAGAAGACTATTCTCGCCCAATGATTCACTTCTTACGCTTAGGCGTGAATAACCATTCTGTGAAACGTACGTTTATCTCTAGTTTGTTCAAAAACAAATTGTTCGATTTCACCACAACAACCAATGGTTCTGAGCGCGGCATGCTGCCAATTGGCCAGTTTGAGAAGGTTATGCCTCTCGATATCCTAGCGACTCAACTTTTGCGTGCCATTGTCACCGGTGATCTTGAAGGTGCTGAACAATTGGGTGCGTTGGAGTTAGATGAAGACGATATCGCGCTGTGTACTTATGTATGTGCAGGTAAATATGAGTACGGCCCAATTTTGCGGGATGTGCTAACTAAAATAGAGCTGGAGGGATAA
- a CDS encoding FAD:protein FMN transferase yields MRKHVLFTVFKAYLLVGFLSACSFTEKNEIQSLYGYSMGTSYHIKIVSSLSKSQRLQLGIEGILSDINARMSTYLPSSDLSKFKAIDIGEVLDVSSRTAAVVTRALEVSNATHGYFDPTIAPLVDLWGFGPSPDVSEEPSAFEIGQRLPLVGYDNVKVISSQALSKTAASELDLSAIAKGYAVDLVAEYLLEEGIEQFLVEIGGEMRSAGVKPNDEAWLIAIETPTDGLREVFDVLPLTDMAIATSGDYRNYFETNGVRYSHTINPKTGYPVSHNLASTSVIMRNCMDADAYATAFMAMGLEKALNIANEQNIAAYFIYREDKAFKVAASDSFVRLFGPLAVN; encoded by the coding sequence ATGCGAAAGCATGTGTTATTCACTGTATTCAAAGCCTACCTTTTGGTGGGCTTTTTATCAGCATGCAGTTTTACTGAAAAAAATGAAATACAAAGCCTTTATGGTTATTCCATGGGCACCAGTTATCACATTAAAATTGTATCATCGTTGTCAAAATCGCAGCGACTGCAACTTGGTATAGAAGGCATTTTGTCTGATATCAACGCTAGAATGTCGACTTATCTGCCAAGTTCAGATTTATCAAAGTTTAAAGCAATTGATATAGGTGAAGTGCTTGATGTCAGTAGCCGAACCGCAGCCGTCGTAACGCGCGCGTTGGAAGTTTCTAACGCAACACACGGTTATTTTGACCCTACGATTGCGCCTTTAGTTGATTTATGGGGTTTTGGTCCATCTCCCGATGTGAGTGAAGAACCATCAGCATTTGAGATAGGTCAACGCTTACCATTGGTTGGGTATGATAATGTGAAAGTCATCTCCTCACAGGCCTTAAGTAAAACAGCGGCGTCTGAATTAGATTTGTCCGCCATTGCTAAAGGTTATGCTGTAGATTTAGTTGCTGAGTACTTGTTAGAAGAGGGAATTGAGCAGTTTTTAGTCGAAATTGGTGGAGAAATGCGCAGCGCAGGCGTAAAGCCAAATGACGAAGCTTGGCTCATTGCTATTGAAACGCCTACAGATGGCTTGCGTGAAGTGTTTGATGTACTTCCCTTAACGGATATGGCTATTGCCACCAGTGGGGATTATCGAAATTATTTTGAAACAAATGGTGTTCGATATAGCCATACCATAAACCCAAAAACAGGCTATCCTGTTAGTCATAACTTAGCATCGACATCGGTTATTATGCGAAATTGCATGGATGCAGATGCTTATGCAACGGCTTTTATGGCGATGGGATTAGAAAAAGCGTTAAATATAGCAAACGAGCAAAATATAGCGGCCTATTTTATCTATCGAGAAGACAAGGCATTTAAAGTGGCGGCATCTGATTCATTTGTCCGATTATTTGGACCTTTAGCCGTTAACTGA
- a CDS encoding NADH:ubiquinone reductase (Na(+)-transporting) subunit B: protein MGLRAFLDKIEPQFHKGGKYAPLYPLFEAIDTALYKVASNTHSSSHVRDGMDLKRMMIMVWLFVFPAMFWGMWNLGFQANTAVASGAGVFADTWREAIIGLIAGNDPSSLWDNFAFGAVYFLPIYIVTFAVGIFWEILFASIRGHEVNEGFFVTSILFALICPPTIPLWAVALGISFGVVIGKEIFGGTGKNFLNPALTGRAFLYFAYPASMSGDAVWTAVDGFSGATALSVAFSDGLVDNMIGSLTWMEAFLGFQQGSVGEVSTLMILLGGFVLMVMGIVQWRIVLGVMIGLIATTLLFNVTGSETNPMFAIPWYWHLVIGGFAFGMMFMATDPVSAAMTNAGKIWFGVLVGLMTILIRVINPAFPEGIMLAILFANIFAPTIDYFVVQRNIKRRLARG, encoded by the coding sequence ATGGGTCTTCGGGCTTTTTTAGATAAAATCGAACCTCAGTTTCACAAAGGCGGAAAATATGCGCCGTTGTATCCATTGTTTGAAGCGATAGACACAGCTTTATATAAAGTTGCATCCAATACGCATTCTTCGTCACATGTACGTGACGGCATGGATTTGAAACGTATGATGATTATGGTTTGGCTATTTGTATTCCCAGCCATGTTTTGGGGAATGTGGAACCTAGGGTTTCAAGCCAATACCGCTGTTGCCAGTGGTGCCGGTGTGTTTGCTGATACTTGGCGTGAAGCTATTATCGGCCTGATTGCCGGAAACGATCCTTCAAGCTTGTGGGATAACTTTGCTTTCGGCGCAGTCTACTTTTTACCTATTTATATCGTTACCTTCGCAGTAGGGATATTCTGGGAAATCCTCTTTGCCTCTATTCGTGGCCATGAAGTTAATGAAGGTTTCTTTGTTACTTCTATTTTATTCGCGTTGATTTGTCCGCCAACTATCCCGCTTTGGGCTGTGGCATTAGGTATTTCGTTTGGTGTTGTTATCGGTAAAGAGATTTTCGGTGGCACCGGCAAGAACTTCCTAAACCCGGCATTAACAGGCCGTGCGTTCTTGTACTTTGCTTATCCTGCTTCTATGTCGGGTGATGCTGTTTGGACCGCAGTCGATGGTTTTTCCGGGGCAACTGCGCTCAGCGTAGCTTTCTCGGATGGCTTGGTAGATAACATGATCGGCAGCCTAACTTGGATGGAAGCGTTCTTAGGTTTCCAACAGGGCTCAGTAGGTGAAGTATCTACTTTGATGATCTTGTTAGGTGGCTTCGTGCTTATGGTAATGGGTATTGTTCAATGGCGAATTGTATTGGGTGTAATGATCGGCTTAATTGCCACAACATTATTGTTCAATGTAACCGGCTCTGAAACCAATCCGATGTTTGCTATTCCATGGTATTGGCACCTAGTTATTGGTGGCTTTGCCTTTGGCATGATGTTCATGGCAACCGACCCAGTCTCAGCGGCCATGACCAATGCAGGTAAAATTTGGTTTGGTGTGTTGGTTGGCCTAATGACTATCTTAATTCGGGTCATTAACCCAGCATTCCCAGAAGGCATCATGTTAGCAATTTTATTTGCCAATATTTTCGCCCCAACGATCGATTACTTTGTTGTTCAACGGAACATCAAGCGGAGGTTAGCTCGTGGCTAA
- a CDS encoding NADH:ubiquinone reductase (Na(+)-transporting) subunit D produces the protein MSDTKKILFSPIFENNPIALQILGICSALAVTTSLQVTLVMCLALTTVTAFSNFFISLIRNFIPSNIRIIVQMTIIASLVIVVDQILKAFAYDISKQLSVFVGLIITNCIVMGRAEAFAMSNPPRSSFMDGIGNGLGYSVVLIFIAVIREFLGAGKLFGITILPLVNDGGWYIPNGLLLLPPSAFFIIAGFIWWLRLYQKDQVEAEDYKIAKNVNKEAH, from the coding sequence ATGTCTGATACTAAAAAGATTTTGTTTTCTCCAATTTTTGAAAACAACCCGATTGCATTGCAAATCTTAGGTATCTGTTCGGCACTAGCTGTTACAACAAGCCTACAGGTTACGTTGGTTATGTGTTTAGCATTGACCACGGTTACTGCATTTTCTAACTTTTTTATCTCTTTGATTCGAAACTTCATTCCTTCGAACATTCGAATCATTGTTCAGATGACGATTATTGCTTCACTGGTAATTGTTGTGGACCAAATTTTGAAAGCCTTTGCTTATGATATTTCAAAGCAGCTGTCGGTCTTTGTTGGTCTAATTATTACCAACTGTATTGTGATGGGGCGTGCAGAAGCATTCGCAATGTCTAACCCACCACGTTCAAGCTTTATGGATGGCATCGGAAATGGTTTAGGCTACAGCGTTGTACTTATTTTTATCGCGGTAATTCGTGAGTTTTTAGGTGCAGGTAAGCTCTTTGGCATAACAATTTTGCCATTGGTCAATGACGGTGGCTGGTACATTCCAAATGGGTTGCTATTGTTGCCGCCGAGCGCATTCTTCATTATCGCTGGTTTTATTTGGTGGTTGCGTTTGTACCAAAAAGATCAGGTAGAAGCCGAAGACTATAAAATTGCCAAGAACGTAAATAAGGAGGCTCACTAA
- the nqrE gene encoding NADH:ubiquinone reductase (Na(+)-transporting) subunit E: protein MEGLISLFIRAVFVENMALAFFLGMCTFLAISKKVSAAIGLGVAVIVVQAITVPVNNLLYVYVLQEGALAWAGFPEADLSFLGYLSYIGVIAAIVQILEMVLDRYFPALYNALGVFLPLITVNCAILGASLFMVERDYNFSESVVYGVGAGAGWALAIVALAGIREKLKYSDVPEGLRGLGITFATVGLMSLGFMSFSGVSL, encoded by the coding sequence ATGGAAGGCCTAATCAGTCTATTTATCCGAGCTGTGTTTGTTGAAAACATGGCCTTGGCATTCTTCTTAGGCATGTGTACTTTCTTGGCTATTTCCAAGAAGGTATCCGCTGCCATTGGTTTGGGTGTTGCGGTTATTGTTGTTCAAGCGATTACTGTTCCGGTGAACAACCTTTTATACGTTTACGTATTACAAGAAGGGGCTTTGGCTTGGGCGGGTTTTCCTGAAGCTGATTTAAGTTTCTTAGGATACCTTAGCTACATTGGCGTAATTGCTGCGATCGTACAAATCTTAGAGATGGTACTTGATCGTTATTTCCCAGCTTTATACAACGCGCTTGGCGTGTTTTTACCACTTATTACGGTGAACTGCGCAATTTTGGGTGCGTCGTTGTTTATGGTGGAGCGTGATTACAACTTTAGCGAAAGCGTAGTTTATGGTGTCGGTGCAGGCGCAGGTTGGGCATTGGCCATTGTTGCGTTGGCCGGTATTCGTGAAAAGCTGAAGTACAGTGATGTACCAGAAGGCTTACGAGGCTTAGGCATTACCTTTGCAACGGTTGGTTTAATGTCGTTAGGCTTTATGTCTTTCTCAGGCGTTTCGCTGTAA
- a CDS encoding Na(+)-translocating NADH-quinone reductase subunit C, giving the protein MAKNKDSIQYIFTVAFAVCLVCAIIVASSAVALRPLQVKNKELDLKRNILSAAGLLVEGKTVEEQFEQIETRLVNIETGQFSTEFDVDTFDPVKAISNPEITKALGKKEDPAGIKRRETFTEVYLVRDSAGELDIIILPVRGYGLWSTLWGFIALENDLNTVVGLGFYDHAETPGLGGEVDNPKWKSMWPGKQVYNNGEAVIGLKKGSINPANEFEANHRVDGLSGATLTSNGVTNLVQYWLGEDGFKPFLENLKAGGA; this is encoded by the coding sequence GTGGCTAAGAATAAAGACTCCATTCAATATATCTTTACGGTCGCTTTTGCCGTTTGTCTGGTTTGCGCAATTATTGTGGCATCGTCCGCGGTTGCGTTGCGCCCACTGCAAGTAAAGAATAAAGAACTCGACTTAAAACGAAATATCTTATCAGCGGCCGGCCTTTTAGTTGAAGGTAAAACGGTTGAAGAGCAGTTCGAGCAAATTGAAACACGGTTGGTCAATATTGAAACTGGTCAGTTTTCAACTGAGTTCGACGTGGATACTTTTGATCCAGTGAAAGCAATTTCTAATCCAGAAATTACAAAAGCACTGGGTAAAAAAGAAGACCCAGCAGGCATCAAGCGCCGTGAAACGTTTACTGAAGTTTATTTGGTGCGCGACAGTGCAGGTGAGCTCGATATTATCATTTTGCCGGTTCGTGGCTATGGCTTGTGGTCTACACTCTGGGGCTTTATTGCTCTTGAGAACGATCTGAATACGGTCGTGGGTTTAGGTTTTTATGATCACGCAGAAACGCCCGGCTTAGGTGGCGAAGTTGATAATCCTAAGTGGAAGTCAATGTGGCCAGGCAAGCAAGTTTATAACAATGGCGAAGCCGTCATAGGCTTGAAAAAGGGATCAATTAACCCGGCCAACGAGTTTGAAGCAAACCACAGAGTCGATGGCCTAAGTGGCGCTACATTGACGAGTAACGGTGTGACAAACCTTGTTCAGTATTGGTTAGGTGAAGATGGCTTCAAGCCGTTCTTAGAAAACCTTAAAGCAGGAGGAGCTTAA